A single window of Sphaerodactylus townsendi isolate TG3544 linkage group LG05, MPM_Stown_v2.3, whole genome shotgun sequence DNA harbors:
- the USP33 gene encoding ubiquitin carboxyl-terminal hydrolase 33 isoform X1, which yields MAALSNDCPHLESVGEITKEDLIHKSHGTCKDCKVKGPNLWACLENRCSYVGCGESHIDHSTLHSQETKHCLTVNLTTLRVWCYACSKEVFLDRKLRSHSTLQTVPLSHQDPECVIQDIRLPSIPTLKIPIIATFDDLDVQVDEEDEFKARGLTGLKNIGNTCYMNAALQALSNCPQLTQFFLDCGSLARTDKKPAICKSYYKLMTELWHKSRPGAVVPTNLFQGIKTVNPTFRGYSQQDAQEFLRCLMDLLHEELKEPVMEADDANLVIAEESVGEKSQSDVDFQSWSNTDKGENEVWSKPVAEDHAEDAMLIQDDDDIRKDYQKEKTFCTNMNGASSMEDIEKDVNSFFETTGFLNNQETVKVQIHSKHSDYINDVYMNDVSLPQNLPSKEAGNARLSTSSPKLGTFWSGLVSSHKKVPSVNSPKKKKHKKYRSVISDIFDGTIISSVQCLTCDRVSITLETFQDLSLPIPGKEDLAKLHSANHQTSLVKASSCGEAYAPQGWIAFFMEYFKRFVVSCVPSWFWGPTVTLQDCLAAFFARDELKGDNMYSCEKCKKLRNGVKFCKVQRFPEILCIHLKRFRHELMFSAKIGTHVSFPLEGLDLQPFLAKDSLAQIVTYNLLSVICHHGTASNGHYVSYCRNNLNNRWYEFDDQSVTEVPESAVQNAEAYVLFYRKSNEDAKKERQRLSSLNVMEPSLLQFYISRQWLNKFRTFAEPGLISNNDFLCIHGGVPPQKATSIEDLVIMLPQNIWDNLYSRYGGGPAVNHLYVCHTCQMESEKTEKRRKTELDMFIQLNRAFQEEESPSIFYCISMQWFREWEGFVKGKDSDPPGPIDNTKIAVSKCGSVLLKQGADSGQISEETWNFLQSIYGGGPEIILRPPVPQIEPEPLETEDKIELETHSL from the exons GAAACAAAACATTGTCTGACAGTTAATCTTACCACACTACGTGTCTGGTGTTATGCATGTAGCAAAGAAGTGTTTTTAGACAGAAAACTCAGATCACATTCTACATTGCAAACTGTACCGCTGTCCCATCAAGATCCTGAATGTGTCATACAG GATATTAGACTTCCTAGTATCCCAACACTGAAAATTCCTATAATTGCAACATTTGATGACCTAGATGTACAGGTAGATGAAGAAGATGaattcaaggcaagag gtTTGACAGGTTTGAAAAACATTGGCAACACTTGTTACATGAATGCAGCTTTACAAGCTCTTTCAAATTg TCCACAGTTAACACAGTTTTTCCTTGACTGTGGAAGTTTAGCTCGAACTGATAAGAAACCAGCCATTTGCAAAAGTTATTACAAGCTGATGACAGAACTGTGGCATAAAAGCAG ACCTGGAGCTGTTGTTCCCACAAATCTGTTCCAAGGAATTAAAACAGTTAATCCAACATTTCGTGGATACTCCCAACAG GATGCACAGGAATTTTTGCGTTGTTTAATGGATTTGCTCCATGAAGAGCTAAAGGAACCTGTAATGGAAGCAGATGATGCTAACCTAGTGATTGCAGAAGAGAGCGTGGGAGAGAAGAGCCAGTCTGATGTAGACTTTCAGTCATGGAGTAACACAGATAAGGGGGAAAATGAGGTTTGGTCAAAACCTGTGGCAGAGGACCATGCCGAAGATGCTATGCTAATTCAAGATGATGATGACATACGTAAAGACTACCAGAAAGAAAAGACCTTCTGCACCAACATGAACGGAGCAAGCTCCATGGAAGACatagaaaaagatgttaatagtTTCTTTGAAACAACTGGATTTTTGAATAACCAGGAAACTGTCAAGGTGCAAATTCACAGCAAACATTCAG ATTACATCAATGATGTCTATATGAATGATGTGTCTTTGCCACAAAATTTGCCTTCCAAAGAAGCGGGAAATGCACGTTTATCAACCAGCTCTCCCAAATTAGGTACCTTCTGGTCTGGACTGGTATCCTCACACAAAAAAG TTCCATCTGTGAATTctccaaaaaagaagaaacacaaaaaatacaggagtgttatctctgacATATTTGATGGGACTATCATAAGTTCAGTGCAGTGTCTGACATGTGACCGG GTTTCTATTACCCTGGAGACTTTCCAGGACTTGTCATTACCTATTCCAGGTAAGGAAGACCTTGCTAAGCTGCATTCTGCGAATCATCAGACCTCTCTTGTCAAAGCAAGCTCTTGTGGTGAAGCATATGCTCCTCAAGGATGGATAGCATTTTTCATGGAATACTTCAAAAG GTTTGTTGTCTCATGTGTTCCTAGCTGGTTTTGGGGTCCAACAGTAACCTTACAAGACTGTCTTGCTGCCTTCTTTGCCAGAGATGAATTAAAAG GTGACAATATGTACAGTTGTGAAAAATGTAAAAA gTTAAGAAATGGAGTAAAGTTCTGCAAAGTTCAGCGCTTTCCTGAG ATATTATGCATTCATCTCAAAAGATTCAGACATGAACTTATGTTTTCTGCAAAAATTGGAACTCATGTATCCTTTCCTTTGGAAGGACTTGATCTTCAGCCTTTTCTTGCTAAGGACAGTTTGGCTCAAATAGTGACGTACAATCTCTTATCAGTTATCTGCCACCACGGAACTGCCAGCA ATGGACACTATGTATCTTATTGCCGGAACAACTTAAATAATCGATGGTATGAATTTGATGATCAGAGTGTCACAGAAGTACCAGAATCAGCTGTCCAAAATGCAGAAGCTTATGTTCTTTTCTATAG AAAAAGCAATGAAGATgctaaaaaagagagacagagattATCAAGCCTTAATGTAATGGAACCAAGTCTCCTCCAATTTTATATATCTCGACAGTGGCTAAATAAATTCCGGACCTTTGCAGAACCAGGACTTATTTCAAATAATGACTTTCTCTGTATTCATGGAG GAGTTCCTCCACAAAAGGCCACTTCTATAGAGGACCTAGTAATAATGCTACCTCAAAACATCTGGGATAATCTGTATAGCAG GTATGGTGGAGGACCAGCTGTTAATCATTTATATGTTTGTCATACCTGTCAAATGGAATCAGAGAAAACAGAGAAACGAAGGAAGACTGAATTGGACATGTTTATTCAG CTCAACAGAGCATTCCAAGAGGAGGAATCTCCATCCATATTCTATTGTATAAGCATGCAGTGGTTTAGAGAATGGGAAGGGTTTGTGAAGGGCAAGGACAGTG ATCCTCCAGGTCCCATTGACAATACCAAAATTGCTGTCAGTAAATGTGGAAGTGTTCTCTTGAAGCAAG GAGCTGATTCTGGTCAGATTTCTGAGGAAACGTGGAATTTTCTGCAATCAATCTACGGGGGTGGACCAGAAATCATATTGCGACCACCTGTTCCTCAAATTGAACCTGAGCCATTAGAAACTGAAGATAAGATTGAATTAGAAACACACAGTCTGTAA
- the USP33 gene encoding ubiquitin carboxyl-terminal hydrolase 33 isoform X2, with product MAALSNDCPHLESVGEITKEDLIHKSHGTCKDCKVKGPNLWACLENRCSYVGCGESHIDHSTLHSQETKHCLTVNLTTLRVWCYACSKEVFLDRKLRSHSTLQTVPLSHQDPECVIQDIRLPSIPTLKIPIIATFDDLDVQVDEEDEFKARGLTGLKNIGNTCYMNAALQALSNCPQLTQFFLDCGSLARTDKKPAICKSYYKLMTELWHKSRPGAVVPTNLFQGIKTVNPTFRGYSQQDAQEFLRCLMDLLHEELKEPVMEADDANLVIAEESVGEKSQSDVDFQSWSNTDKGENEVWSKPVAEDHAEDAMLIQDDDDIRKDYQKEKTFCTNMNGASSMEDIEKDVNSFFETTGFLNNQETVKVQIHSKHSDYINDVYMNDVSLPQNLPSKEAGNARLSTSSPKLGTFWSGLVSSHKKVPSVNSPKKKKHKKYRSVISDIFDGTIISSVQCLTCDRVSITLETFQDLSLPIPGKEDLAKLHSANHQTSLVKASSCGEAYAPQGWIAFFMEYFKSWFWGPTVTLQDCLAAFFARDELKGDNMYSCEKCKKLRNGVKFCKVQRFPEILCIHLKRFRHELMFSAKIGTHVSFPLEGLDLQPFLAKDSLAQIVTYNLLSVICHHGTASNGHYVSYCRNNLNNRWYEFDDQSVTEVPESAVQNAEAYVLFYRKSNEDAKKERQRLSSLNVMEPSLLQFYISRQWLNKFRTFAEPGLISNNDFLCIHGGVPPQKATSIEDLVIMLPQNIWDNLYSRYGGGPAVNHLYVCHTCQMESEKTEKRRKTELDMFIQLNRAFQEEESPSIFYCISMQWFREWEGFVKGKDSDPPGPIDNTKIAVSKCGSVLLKQGADSGQISEETWNFLQSIYGGGPEIILRPPVPQIEPEPLETEDKIELETHSL from the exons GAAACAAAACATTGTCTGACAGTTAATCTTACCACACTACGTGTCTGGTGTTATGCATGTAGCAAAGAAGTGTTTTTAGACAGAAAACTCAGATCACATTCTACATTGCAAACTGTACCGCTGTCCCATCAAGATCCTGAATGTGTCATACAG GATATTAGACTTCCTAGTATCCCAACACTGAAAATTCCTATAATTGCAACATTTGATGACCTAGATGTACAGGTAGATGAAGAAGATGaattcaaggcaagag gtTTGACAGGTTTGAAAAACATTGGCAACACTTGTTACATGAATGCAGCTTTACAAGCTCTTTCAAATTg TCCACAGTTAACACAGTTTTTCCTTGACTGTGGAAGTTTAGCTCGAACTGATAAGAAACCAGCCATTTGCAAAAGTTATTACAAGCTGATGACAGAACTGTGGCATAAAAGCAG ACCTGGAGCTGTTGTTCCCACAAATCTGTTCCAAGGAATTAAAACAGTTAATCCAACATTTCGTGGATACTCCCAACAG GATGCACAGGAATTTTTGCGTTGTTTAATGGATTTGCTCCATGAAGAGCTAAAGGAACCTGTAATGGAAGCAGATGATGCTAACCTAGTGATTGCAGAAGAGAGCGTGGGAGAGAAGAGCCAGTCTGATGTAGACTTTCAGTCATGGAGTAACACAGATAAGGGGGAAAATGAGGTTTGGTCAAAACCTGTGGCAGAGGACCATGCCGAAGATGCTATGCTAATTCAAGATGATGATGACATACGTAAAGACTACCAGAAAGAAAAGACCTTCTGCACCAACATGAACGGAGCAAGCTCCATGGAAGACatagaaaaagatgttaatagtTTCTTTGAAACAACTGGATTTTTGAATAACCAGGAAACTGTCAAGGTGCAAATTCACAGCAAACATTCAG ATTACATCAATGATGTCTATATGAATGATGTGTCTTTGCCACAAAATTTGCCTTCCAAAGAAGCGGGAAATGCACGTTTATCAACCAGCTCTCCCAAATTAGGTACCTTCTGGTCTGGACTGGTATCCTCACACAAAAAAG TTCCATCTGTGAATTctccaaaaaagaagaaacacaaaaaatacaggagtgttatctctgacATATTTGATGGGACTATCATAAGTTCAGTGCAGTGTCTGACATGTGACCGG GTTTCTATTACCCTGGAGACTTTCCAGGACTTGTCATTACCTATTCCAGGTAAGGAAGACCTTGCTAAGCTGCATTCTGCGAATCATCAGACCTCTCTTGTCAAAGCAAGCTCTTGTGGTGAAGCATATGCTCCTCAAGGATGGATAGCATTTTTCATGGAATACTTCAAAAG CTGGTTTTGGGGTCCAACAGTAACCTTACAAGACTGTCTTGCTGCCTTCTTTGCCAGAGATGAATTAAAAG GTGACAATATGTACAGTTGTGAAAAATGTAAAAA gTTAAGAAATGGAGTAAAGTTCTGCAAAGTTCAGCGCTTTCCTGAG ATATTATGCATTCATCTCAAAAGATTCAGACATGAACTTATGTTTTCTGCAAAAATTGGAACTCATGTATCCTTTCCTTTGGAAGGACTTGATCTTCAGCCTTTTCTTGCTAAGGACAGTTTGGCTCAAATAGTGACGTACAATCTCTTATCAGTTATCTGCCACCACGGAACTGCCAGCA ATGGACACTATGTATCTTATTGCCGGAACAACTTAAATAATCGATGGTATGAATTTGATGATCAGAGTGTCACAGAAGTACCAGAATCAGCTGTCCAAAATGCAGAAGCTTATGTTCTTTTCTATAG AAAAAGCAATGAAGATgctaaaaaagagagacagagattATCAAGCCTTAATGTAATGGAACCAAGTCTCCTCCAATTTTATATATCTCGACAGTGGCTAAATAAATTCCGGACCTTTGCAGAACCAGGACTTATTTCAAATAATGACTTTCTCTGTATTCATGGAG GAGTTCCTCCACAAAAGGCCACTTCTATAGAGGACCTAGTAATAATGCTACCTCAAAACATCTGGGATAATCTGTATAGCAG GTATGGTGGAGGACCAGCTGTTAATCATTTATATGTTTGTCATACCTGTCAAATGGAATCAGAGAAAACAGAGAAACGAAGGAAGACTGAATTGGACATGTTTATTCAG CTCAACAGAGCATTCCAAGAGGAGGAATCTCCATCCATATTCTATTGTATAAGCATGCAGTGGTTTAGAGAATGGGAAGGGTTTGTGAAGGGCAAGGACAGTG ATCCTCCAGGTCCCATTGACAATACCAAAATTGCTGTCAGTAAATGTGGAAGTGTTCTCTTGAAGCAAG GAGCTGATTCTGGTCAGATTTCTGAGGAAACGTGGAATTTTCTGCAATCAATCTACGGGGGTGGACCAGAAATCATATTGCGACCACCTGTTCCTCAAATTGAACCTGAGCCATTAGAAACTGAAGATAAGATTGAATTAGAAACACACAGTCTGTAA